The following are encoded in a window of Clarias gariepinus isolate MV-2021 ecotype Netherlands chromosome 8, CGAR_prim_01v2, whole genome shotgun sequence genomic DNA:
- the aimp1a gene encoding aminoacyl tRNA synthase complex-interacting multifunctional protein 1a isoform X1 — MFLARSLFRMSGHTPSLMRLEQRAAEADRIIEYLKHQVQLLKEKSMVQATVKEEKMLMVENTKLKKEIEELKRQLLEKERRRGVTVPMPPADSSVQCASKPSAPEPTAKPAPAAPAPAVKSPPANSTEPKTKAKAEKKGEKSEKKAPPPQEDAKVDVSRLDLRVGRIVTAKKHPDADSLYVEEVDVGEAAPRTVVSGLVKHIPLEQMQNRMAVLLCNLKPAKMRGVVSQAMVMCASSPDKVEILDPPSGAEPGDRVSFQGFPGEPDKELNPKKKVWEQVQPDLRTDNQGVATYKGAAFEVAGKGVCKAQTMTNAGIK, encoded by the exons AT GTTCTTAGCACGCTCCTTGTTCAGGATGTcaggccacaccccctcactGATGAGACTGGAGCAGCGGGCGGCCGAGGCGGATCGGATCATCGAGTACCTCAAACACCAGGTCCAGCTGCTGAAAGAAAAATCCA TGGTGCAGGCCACCGTGAAGGAGGAGAAGATGCTGATGGTGGAGAACACCAAGCTGAAGAAGGAGATTGAAGAACTGAAGAGGCAGCTCCTGGAGAaggaaagaaggagaggag TGACGGTGCCCATGCCCCCGGCAGACTCCAGCGTCCAGTGTGCGTCCAAGCCCTCGGCCCCCGAGCCCACAGCGAAACCCGCTCCCGCAGCTCCAGCGCCCGCCGTTAAAAGCCCTCCAGCCAACAGCACCGAGCCCAAGACGAAAGCTaaagcagagaagaaag GAGAAAAGTCGGAGAAGAAGGCTCCTCCCCCTCAGGAGGACGCCAAGGTGGACGTGTCTCGTTTGGACCTGCGCGTCGGGAGGATCGTCACGGCGAAGAAGCACCCGGACGCCGATTCGCTGTACGTGGAGGAGGTGGATGTGGGTGAAGCGGCGCCGCGCACCGTGGTCAGCGGCCTCGTCAAGCACATCCCACTAGAGCAG ATGCAGAACCGCATGGCGGTGCTCCTGTGCAACCTCAAGCCAGCCAAGATGAGAGGAGTTGTATCTCAGGCCATGGTGATGTGCGCCAGCAGTCCAGACAAGGTGGAGATCCTGGACCCACCCAGTGGGGCGGAGCCTGGAGATCGAGTCTCTTTCCAGGGATTTCCAG GTGAACCTGATAAGGAACTGAACCCCAAGAAGAAGGTGTGGGAGCAGGTGCAGCCAGATTTGCGCACGGATAACCAGGGCGTGGCCACCTACAAGGGAGCCGCCTTCGAGGTCGCCGGGAAAGGTGTTTGCAAAGCCCAAACCATGACCAACGCCGGCATCAAATAA
- the aimp1a gene encoding aminoacyl tRNA synthase complex-interacting multifunctional protein 1a isoform X2 yields MSGHTPSLMRLEQRAAEADRIIEYLKHQVQLLKEKSMVQATVKEEKMLMVENTKLKKEIEELKRQLLEKERRRGVTVPMPPADSSVQCASKPSAPEPTAKPAPAAPAPAVKSPPANSTEPKTKAKAEKKGEKSEKKAPPPQEDAKVDVSRLDLRVGRIVTAKKHPDADSLYVEEVDVGEAAPRTVVSGLVKHIPLEQMQNRMAVLLCNLKPAKMRGVVSQAMVMCASSPDKVEILDPPSGAEPGDRVSFQGFPGEPDKELNPKKKVWEQVQPDLRTDNQGVATYKGAAFEVAGKGVCKAQTMTNAGIK; encoded by the exons ATGTcaggccacaccccctcactGATGAGACTGGAGCAGCGGGCGGCCGAGGCGGATCGGATCATCGAGTACCTCAAACACCAGGTCCAGCTGCTGAAAGAAAAATCCA TGGTGCAGGCCACCGTGAAGGAGGAGAAGATGCTGATGGTGGAGAACACCAAGCTGAAGAAGGAGATTGAAGAACTGAAGAGGCAGCTCCTGGAGAaggaaagaaggagaggag TGACGGTGCCCATGCCCCCGGCAGACTCCAGCGTCCAGTGTGCGTCCAAGCCCTCGGCCCCCGAGCCCACAGCGAAACCCGCTCCCGCAGCTCCAGCGCCCGCCGTTAAAAGCCCTCCAGCCAACAGCACCGAGCCCAAGACGAAAGCTaaagcagagaagaaag GAGAAAAGTCGGAGAAGAAGGCTCCTCCCCCTCAGGAGGACGCCAAGGTGGACGTGTCTCGTTTGGACCTGCGCGTCGGGAGGATCGTCACGGCGAAGAAGCACCCGGACGCCGATTCGCTGTACGTGGAGGAGGTGGATGTGGGTGAAGCGGCGCCGCGCACCGTGGTCAGCGGCCTCGTCAAGCACATCCCACTAGAGCAG ATGCAGAACCGCATGGCGGTGCTCCTGTGCAACCTCAAGCCAGCCAAGATGAGAGGAGTTGTATCTCAGGCCATGGTGATGTGCGCCAGCAGTCCAGACAAGGTGGAGATCCTGGACCCACCCAGTGGGGCGGAGCCTGGAGATCGAGTCTCTTTCCAGGGATTTCCAG GTGAACCTGATAAGGAACTGAACCCCAAGAAGAAGGTGTGGGAGCAGGTGCAGCCAGATTTGCGCACGGATAACCAGGGCGTGGCCACCTACAAGGGAGCCGCCTTCGAGGTCGCCGGGAAAGGTGTTTGCAAAGCCCAAACCATGACCAACGCCGGCATCAAATAA